From a single Paenibacillus sp. FSL R5-0345 genomic region:
- the metE gene encoding 5-methyltetrahydropteroyltriglutamate--homocysteine S-methyltransferase: MEKGSCKVTNKVKVSNLGYPRIGKNREWKKTLEAFWAGKINEEEFRTEMAGIQLQHLKTQQEAGIELIPVNDFTFYDHVLDTAVMFGIVPPRYAYDGGDIGLDLYFAMARGNAEATACEMTKWFNTNYHYIVPEIGAQTPRLTENKPLEAYRFAKSQAGIEGKPVVLGLYTFLKLSKGFASADIAKIAARFLPVYVQLLQELKQEGVSWVQIDEPAIVTGINESELSLLNSIYTEIAESVPGLNIILQTYFEAAEPLEALFKLPVQGLGLDFVHDGGTNLASIERLGWPEDKWLGAGIIDGRNIWRSDLDAKLQLIEKLSVHVPLDRLILQPSCSLLHVPVTVQGEVKLKATVKAALAFADEKLKELGLLAAALEGTGEATAALTVSREALAAFRALPERGRKDVAEQVLGLADLPDQRSLPFAERLKVQQEKWQLPLLPTTTIGSFPQTVEVRQARLKWRKGVWNQERYDGFVREQIADAITFQEKLGLDVLVHGEFERTDMVEFFGEKLDGYLFTSNGWVQSYGSRCVKPPVIYADIAFIEPMTVKESVYAQSLTSLPVKGMLTGPVTILNWSFVRDDLSREEVANQIALALRHEVKALEDTGIEMIQVDEPAIREGLPLKAEDREGYLNWAVKSFRIATNHVKATTQIHTHMCYSEFNDMIDSISAMDADVISIETSRSHGELIVSFEEQEYDKGIGLGVYDIHSPRVPAVEEMTANIDRALRVLDPEQFWINPDCGLKTRGWQETEDALRNMVRAAAIAREKAGVTAS, from the coding sequence ATGGAGAAGGGGAGCTGTAAAGTGACGAACAAAGTAAAAGTAAGTAATCTTGGCTATCCAAGAATCGGAAAAAACCGCGAGTGGAAGAAAACGTTGGAAGCCTTCTGGGCAGGTAAAATAAATGAGGAAGAGTTCCGTACTGAAATGGCAGGCATTCAACTTCAGCATTTGAAGACTCAGCAGGAGGCAGGCATTGAGTTAATTCCGGTAAATGATTTTACATTCTACGATCATGTGTTGGATACGGCTGTAATGTTCGGGATCGTACCTCCGCGTTATGCGTATGATGGTGGCGACATTGGGCTTGATCTTTATTTTGCGATGGCTAGAGGGAACGCTGAGGCTACCGCCTGCGAGATGACGAAATGGTTCAACACGAACTATCACTATATCGTTCCAGAGATCGGTGCACAAACGCCGCGCCTGACGGAGAATAAACCACTGGAAGCATACCGTTTCGCCAAGTCTCAAGCGGGTATTGAGGGGAAACCTGTGGTTTTAGGCCTTTATACCTTCCTTAAGCTGTCAAAAGGTTTTGCATCTGCGGATATTGCGAAGATTGCCGCTCGGTTTCTTCCGGTTTACGTTCAGCTATTGCAGGAACTGAAGCAAGAAGGAGTAAGCTGGGTACAAATCGATGAACCAGCGATTGTTACAGGAATAAATGAATCAGAACTATCATTACTTAACTCGATTTACACAGAAATTGCTGAATCCGTGCCTGGATTAAATATTATTCTGCAGACTTACTTTGAAGCTGCTGAACCATTGGAGGCATTGTTCAAGCTTCCGGTACAAGGTTTAGGTCTTGATTTTGTCCATGATGGCGGAACGAATCTGGCATCGATTGAGCGCCTTGGCTGGCCTGAGGATAAGTGGCTGGGAGCGGGTATTATTGACGGACGCAACATCTGGCGCTCGGATCTGGATGCTAAGCTGCAGCTAATCGAGAAGCTGAGTGTACATGTACCACTTGATCGTCTTATTCTACAACCTTCTTGCAGCTTGCTGCATGTTCCGGTTACTGTTCAGGGTGAGGTGAAGCTGAAGGCAACCGTCAAGGCTGCATTAGCCTTTGCTGATGAGAAGCTTAAAGAGCTTGGCCTGCTTGCTGCAGCCTTAGAGGGTACTGGAGAAGCTACTGCTGCGCTGACAGTCAGCCGCGAAGCTCTTGCAGCCTTCCGTGCACTTCCCGAACGCGGCCGTAAGGATGTAGCAGAGCAAGTTCTCGGACTTGCAGATTTACCAGACCAACGCAGTCTGCCTTTTGCAGAGCGCCTTAAGGTGCAACAGGAGAAATGGCAGCTACCACTTCTGCCAACGACAACGATCGGAAGCTTTCCACAGACCGTAGAAGTGCGCCAGGCAAGGTTGAAATGGCGTAAAGGTGTATGGAATCAGGAGCGGTATGACGGGTTCGTTCGTGAGCAGATTGCAGATGCAATCACCTTCCAAGAAAAGCTGGGTCTGGATGTACTCGTGCACGGTGAGTTCGAAAGAACCGATATGGTGGAGTTTTTCGGGGAGAAGCTGGACGGGTACTTATTTACCAGTAATGGCTGGGTTCAATCCTACGGATCCCGCTGCGTTAAGCCACCGGTTATTTATGCGGATATAGCTTTTATTGAGCCAATGACTGTTAAAGAAAGTGTCTATGCTCAGTCTTTAACTTCCCTTCCTGTTAAAGGCATGTTGACAGGTCCGGTCACGATTCTCAATTGGTCTTTCGTACGTGATGATCTTAGTCGGGAAGAAGTAGCCAATCAAATTGCCTTAGCACTCCGCCATGAAGTGAAAGCTTTGGAGGATACAGGCATAGAGATGATTCAAGTAGATGAACCCGCTATCCGTGAAGGACTTCCTTTGAAAGCTGAAGATCGTGAGGGATACTTAAATTGGGCGGTGAAGTCGTTCCGTATCGCGACAAATCATGTGAAGGCTACAACGCAAATTCATACTCATATGTGCTATAGCGAATTCAATGACATGATTGATTCCATTTCAGCAATGGATGCGGACGTCATCTCTATTGAGACTTCCCGTAGCCATGGGGAACTGATCGTCAGCTTTGAGGAGCAGGAATATGATAAAGGAATCGGTCTTGGTGTGTATGACATCCATAGTCCACGGGTTCCTGCTGTAGAAGAAATGACAGCTAATATTGATCGTGCTTTGCGGGTGCTGGACCCAGAACAGTTCTGGATTAATCCGGATTGCGGTCTTAAGACACGCGGCTGGCAGGAGACAGAGGATGCACTGCGTAACATGGTAAGAGCAGCCGCTATTGCAAGAGAAAAGGCAGGAGTTACTGCCTCCTAA
- a CDS encoding undecaprenyl-diphosphate phosphatase — MELLSIIKAIILGIVEGLTEFAPVSSTGHMIIVDDMWLKSTELFGQYTANTFKVVIQLGSILAVVVIFRNRFIELLGLKHFSRKQLDPVTEEQPPLEKGGHLKLTQVLVGLVPAGVLGVLFNDYIDEHLFSTSTVLIGLVVGAVLMIIADLFGPKKIQTESVDQITYKQALGVGLVQCFSLWPGFSRSGSTISGGVLLGMSHRAAADFTFIMAVPIMAGASLLSLMKNWQYFTIDALPFFIAGFISAFVFALLSMRFFLKLINRIKLLPFAIYRIILAAVVYFVFF; from the coding sequence ATGGAGCTATTATCGATTATTAAAGCTATTATTTTGGGGATTGTTGAAGGATTGACCGAGTTTGCTCCGGTATCCTCCACAGGTCATATGATTATTGTTGATGATATGTGGTTAAAATCGACAGAGTTATTTGGGCAATATACGGCCAATACTTTCAAAGTGGTTATACAACTGGGGTCAATCTTAGCAGTTGTTGTTATTTTTAGAAATAGGTTCATTGAACTGTTGGGCTTAAAGCATTTCAGTCGTAAACAGTTGGACCCTGTAACTGAGGAACAACCACCGCTCGAAAAGGGTGGACATCTTAAGCTTACACAGGTACTTGTAGGTTTAGTTCCGGCAGGTGTGCTGGGCGTTCTGTTTAATGATTATATTGATGAGCATTTATTCTCTACATCTACCGTGTTAATCGGTCTAGTAGTTGGTGCGGTGTTAATGATTATTGCGGATCTATTTGGACCCAAGAAGATCCAAACAGAGAGTGTCGATCAGATTACATATAAGCAGGCACTAGGTGTTGGTCTTGTCCAATGCTTCTCGTTATGGCCAGGATTTTCACGTTCCGGGTCGACGATTTCCGGTGGTGTCCTTCTTGGTATGAGTCATCGTGCTGCTGCTGATTTCACATTTATTATGGCTGTTCCAATCATGGCAGGGGCCAGTCTCCTCTCACTGATGAAGAATTGGCAATATTTCACCATCGATGCCCTGCCGTTCTTCATTGCAGGCTTTATCAGTGCTTTTGTATTTGCGCTGTTATCGATGCGATTCTTCCTGAAATTGATCAACCGGATTAAGCTTTTACCATTTGCTATATACCGGATAATACTTGCCGCTGTAGTATATTTCGTGTTTTTCTAA
- a CDS encoding DedA family protein produces MQAWITEFMEQFGYFGIFLMLAFENIFPPIPSEVILPFGGFMTTTTNLTIPGVIIAATLGSLLGAVILYYIGRLLDVNRLEKIVERWGGLLRISKKDIHKADAWFDKYGYWTVLFCRMVPLVRSLISIPAGMSGMKFGVFMIFTTIGTLGWNLLLVLIGAALGENWEDIAMYMDMYSNVVYVLIAGGLAVLGYLYFRKRSRKMNTEG; encoded by the coding sequence ATGCAAGCATGGATTACAGAGTTTATGGAGCAGTTTGGTTATTTCGGTATTTTCCTGATGCTCGCTTTTGAAAATATTTTTCCACCGATTCCTTCCGAAGTGATCCTTCCTTTTGGCGGATTCATGACAACCACAACGAATTTAACCATCCCTGGTGTAATTATTGCTGCTACGCTTGGTTCTTTGCTGGGTGCAGTGATTCTATATTATATCGGTCGTTTGCTGGATGTAAATCGGTTGGAAAAGATCGTTGAACGCTGGGGCGGTCTACTCCGAATCAGCAAAAAAGACATTCACAAGGCTGATGCTTGGTTTGATAAATATGGCTATTGGACCGTATTATTTTGTCGGATGGTTCCACTAGTACGTAGTTTGATTTCGATTCCGGCAGGGATGTCCGGTATGAAATTTGGCGTATTTATGATCTTCACAACGATTGGTACACTGGGCTGGAATCTACTGCTAGTGCTTATTGGCGCAGCATTGGGTGAAAACTGGGAAGACATTGCCATGTATATGGATATGTACTCCAACGTAGTGTACGTACTTATTGCTGGGGGATTAGCGGTTTTGGGGTATTTGTACTTCCGCAAGCGTAGCCGGAAAATGAACACCGAAGGTTGA
- a CDS encoding FtsX-like permease family protein, translated as MTFRQFAYRNVTRNKRKYAAYFVVSAFSVMIFFVCALFIYHPDISKSLVYSTAAHTMMAAEAIIYVFCSLFVLVSVGSFLQSRKMEFGILLMHGMTKKQLNTMVFLENMMIGTSAILTGTLLGLILGKLFLMIGSTFLGIPLLTFHLPWQALVLTICSFALLFMLISLSTFAFIGNESLMRLFQGERKADEEPKVSLVLSMISAVLLLLGYYLAATAKAASVEKVMFPVVVITVAGTYLFYTQLSIYVVKLLKTIRRLYWNHTNMITLSGLSYRWKENARMFFMVTIVSAVSFTSVGVFASIHTLSRELKLDYPAAVGYVAKGDQTPVLFEQHLEEIKDELTTLALPYETLSIPIKYAEVESQTGPDRTLRLPLIAYSDYKLALLRAGFTTDERPLSGDEGLVMIGSQRDRSLTAGRAKQVYTLRQGLSIRETGYTQHVPIAEYLLPELDGRDGGDFSGVVISDELYKAIDPVQTDLYTGFYMDDFPRTVGIAADLAHKGKRSYESNSPYAIVVSGTLFEIQRTLYNTMLFASLLVGTVFFIAAGSFLYFRLYTDLDHDRHQYSTLSKMGLTDQELNRIVTIQLSLLFFVPVGVAILHSVFAFIALQRLFYLSIAVETGAVLMGYLAVQGLYFFFIRSRYLRNLKKNLI; from the coding sequence ATGACCTTTCGGCAATTCGCTTATAGGAATGTTACACGTAACAAGCGTAAATATGCGGCTTATTTTGTCGTCAGTGCTTTTTCAGTGATGATCTTTTTTGTGTGCGCCTTGTTTATCTATCATCCGGATATTTCTAAGAGTTTGGTTTATAGTACGGCGGCTCATACAATGATGGCGGCGGAAGCCATTATTTATGTGTTTTGCTCCTTGTTTGTTCTCGTATCGGTCGGATCGTTTCTGCAGTCACGGAAGATGGAATTTGGGATTTTATTGATGCATGGAATGACGAAGAAACAGCTCAACACGATGGTGTTTTTGGAAAATATGATGATCGGCACCTCAGCCATCCTAACAGGTACTTTACTAGGGTTGATTCTGGGTAAGTTGTTTTTGATGATCGGATCTACTTTTCTAGGAATACCTCTTTTAACGTTTCATCTTCCTTGGCAGGCACTAGTACTTACGATATGCAGTTTTGCACTGTTATTTATGTTAATCTCGCTGAGCACCTTCGCCTTTATTGGGAATGAATCGCTAATGCGGCTGTTTCAGGGAGAGCGAAAAGCAGATGAGGAACCAAAGGTATCCCTCGTGTTATCTATGATCTCTGCTGTATTACTGCTACTGGGTTATTATTTGGCTGCTACTGCAAAAGCGGCTTCGGTTGAAAAGGTGATGTTTCCCGTAGTTGTGATTACGGTGGCAGGAACTTATCTCTTTTATACGCAGCTTAGTATTTATGTTGTTAAATTGCTTAAGACGATTCGGCGCTTGTATTGGAACCATACCAATATGATTACATTATCGGGTTTGTCCTACCGCTGGAAAGAGAATGCCCGAATGTTTTTTATGGTGACGATTGTGTCCGCAGTATCTTTTACTTCAGTGGGGGTATTCGCATCGATCCATACGCTTTCCAGAGAGCTGAAATTGGATTATCCGGCAGCTGTTGGTTATGTAGCCAAAGGCGATCAGACACCGGTACTTTTTGAACAGCATTTGGAAGAAATTAAAGATGAGCTTACAACGCTCGCCTTACCTTATGAGACACTTAGTATTCCTATCAAATACGCAGAGGTGGAATCTCAGACTGGGCCTGATCGCACGTTAAGGCTTCCCTTGATTGCTTACAGTGATTATAAGCTTGCTCTGCTTCGTGCAGGGTTTACGACGGATGAGCGCCCTCTTAGTGGAGATGAAGGACTGGTGATGATCGGTTCGCAACGAGATCGGAGTCTGACAGCGGGTAGAGCGAAGCAGGTCTACACCCTGAGGCAAGGTCTTTCCATTCGTGAAACGGGGTATACCCAGCATGTTCCGATAGCCGAATATCTGTTGCCGGAGCTTGATGGAAGGGATGGAGGAGACTTCAGCGGAGTTGTGATCAGCGATGAGCTATACAAGGCTATTGATCCCGTACAGACTGATTTGTATACAGGATTTTATATGGATGACTTCCCGCGAACGGTTGGTATAGCGGCGGATCTTGCCCATAAAGGCAAACGATCCTATGAAAGTAACTCTCCATACGCGATTGTGGTTAGCGGCACGCTGTTTGAAATACAGAGAACACTGTATAACACGATGCTATTTGCTTCTTTACTGGTGGGTACTGTCTTTTTCATTGCAGCAGGCAGCTTCCTTTACTTCCGGCTATACACAGATCTAGATCATGATCGTCATCAATATTCTACATTGTCCAAAATGGGACTTACAGATCAAGAGCTAAACCGAATTGTAACGATTCAATTGTCGTTGTTGTTTTTTGTGCCAGTTGGGGTTGCTATTTTGCATAGTGTGTTTGCCTTTATTGCGCTTCAGCGGTTGTTCTACTTATCAATTGCTGTGGAGACAGGGGCTGTATTGATGGGCTATTTGGCTGTCCAGGGACTTTACTTCTTTTTTATTCGCAGCCGTTATTTACGCAACTTGAAGAAGAACTTGATTTGA
- a CDS encoding ABC transporter ATP-binding protein, with amino-acid sequence MPILDVHNLSKIYEGKVSTQALNHIRFSVEKGEFVGVMGPSGSGKTTLLNTIATIDQPTSGQILINGRDPNLLSRQEKALFRRHELGFVFQHFNLLDTLTVEENIVLPLTLAGVRVTEMESRLKEVASMLDIEHLLQKRTYEISGGQMQRTAIARAMIHRPALILADEPTGNLDSKASGEVMNMLTEVNKEEGATVLMVTHDAVAASFCNRVIFIKDGRFYSEMYRGSSRGAFFQSIIDMLSLLGGTSHDLSAIRL; translated from the coding sequence TTGCCCATTCTAGATGTTCATAATTTATCAAAAATATATGAGGGTAAAGTGTCCACTCAGGCATTGAATCATATCCGCTTTTCTGTTGAAAAAGGGGAGTTCGTTGGCGTAATGGGACCTTCGGGGAGTGGGAAAACAACACTGCTCAACACGATCGCCACCATCGACCAGCCGACCTCCGGTCAGATTCTGATCAACGGCCGAGATCCCAATCTGCTTAGCAGACAAGAAAAGGCACTCTTTCGCCGCCATGAGCTTGGTTTCGTCTTTCAGCATTTCAATCTGCTGGATACGCTCACTGTAGAGGAGAACATTGTACTGCCTCTCACGCTTGCTGGTGTCCGTGTAACGGAAATGGAGAGCAGGCTGAAAGAAGTAGCAAGCATGCTGGACATTGAGCATTTGCTGCAAAAAAGAACCTACGAGATTTCAGGTGGACAAATGCAGCGGACCGCCATCGCCCGGGCGATGATTCATCGTCCTGCACTGATTTTAGCAGATGAGCCTACAGGGAATTTGGATTCCAAAGCTTCAGGCGAAGTCATGAATATGCTGACAGAGGTGAATAAGGAAGAAGGGGCAACCGTGCTGATGGTCACACATGACGCAGTGGCCGCGAGCTTTTGTAACCGAGTCATCTTTATTAAAGACGGACGTTTCTATAGTGAAATGTACAGGGGAAGCAGTAGAGGCGCTTTCTTCCAAAGTATTATTGATATGTTGTCTCTGCTTGGGGGAACTAGCCATGACCTTTCGGCAATTCGCTTATAG
- a CDS encoding sensor histidine kinase, with protein MKLFLREQIPLIIVYLAQLILITLVYRLDGGSGVSVSLYAALLSTCLLLGYLAYRYISNRTFYERLETVPSSLDEAGGPTQDSPLAVSLRGLLGSQFRLYKNDLHSYRHKLEEHIHFINQWVHGMKTPLSVIHLMIQDKDGPPFTAIGDELDRLKKGLDTVLYTARLDTFEHDFYVERLDLETLVRGVTSEQKRLFIRNRIFPTIKIEERITVTSDEKWLSFVLTQIITNAIRYTTEVGKHVYFHGYIQEEKRAVLEIRDEGVGIPAGDLPRVFDPYFTGVNGRTFQESTGMGLYLVKQICGKLGHEVSICSEEGKGTTVRIVFRESYLTNM; from the coding sequence ATGAAGCTATTTTTGCGGGAGCAGATCCCATTAATTATAGTCTACCTAGCGCAGCTCATCTTGATCACACTAGTCTATCGGCTGGATGGAGGCAGTGGTGTGAGCGTAAGTCTGTACGCAGCTCTTCTCAGCACTTGTCTGCTGCTTGGCTACCTCGCTTATCGGTATATCAGCAATCGTACATTCTATGAACGGCTGGAGACAGTTCCCTCCTCTCTAGATGAAGCCGGCGGCCCTACTCAGGATTCTCCGCTTGCCGTGAGTTTACGAGGACTACTAGGATCACAATTCCGCCTCTACAAAAATGATTTACACAGCTACCGCCACAAGCTGGAAGAACATATTCATTTTATTAATCAGTGGGTGCATGGGATGAAGACACCCTTGTCTGTCATCCATTTGATGATCCAAGATAAGGACGGACCGCCTTTTACAGCAATAGGTGATGAACTGGATCGTCTGAAAAAAGGACTGGATACCGTACTTTATACGGCTCGGCTAGATACTTTTGAGCATGACTTTTATGTGGAACGTTTGGATTTGGAAACCCTAGTACGTGGTGTAACCTCAGAGCAGAAACGTCTGTTCATACGTAACCGTATATTTCCTACTATTAAAATAGAAGAGCGAATCACCGTAACCTCAGATGAGAAATGGTTAAGTTTTGTGCTGACACAGATCATTACAAATGCGATACGTTATACGACGGAAGTCGGCAAACATGTTTATTTCCATGGGTACATACAAGAGGAAAAGAGAGCAGTACTGGAGATACGAGATGAAGGGGTTGGCATACCGGCAGGTGATCTGCCGCGTGTGTTTGATCCTTATTTTACAGGTGTAAATGGACGAACCTTTCAAGAATCCACGGGGATGGGTCTATATCTTGTGAAACAGATCTGCGGAAAGCTTGGTCACGAGGTGAGCATTTGCTCAGAAGAAGGTAAGGGCACGACCGTGCGGATAGTGTTTAGGGAGTCCTACCTTACAAATATGTAA
- a CDS encoding response regulator transcription factor, with product MFKIFIIEDDRGLVALLQDYLHKFGYETQAVNDFERVRTQFEVFAPHLVLLDVNLPKYDGYYWCRQIRGISTCPILFISARDGKMDQVMALENGADDYITKPFDYEIAMAKIKSQLRRAYGTYAGSNNDRALTVAGMTLDVERLILTRGEVKVDLSHTEAKILDELMQKSGTIVTRDRLLEKIWDDQAFVDENTLNVYVTRVRKKLAALEITDGLQTVRGQGYRLISNWGDEE from the coding sequence ATGTTCAAAATATTTATTATAGAAGATGACCGTGGACTGGTGGCTCTGCTACAGGATTATTTACATAAATTTGGATATGAGACACAGGCAGTGAATGATTTCGAGCGGGTTCGCACTCAGTTTGAAGTGTTCGCTCCACACCTGGTTCTATTAGATGTTAATTTGCCAAAATACGATGGGTATTACTGGTGCCGTCAGATTCGCGGGATTTCCACTTGCCCTATCCTTTTTATATCTGCCCGTGACGGCAAAATGGATCAGGTGATGGCGCTGGAGAACGGAGCGGACGATTATATCACAAAGCCTTTTGATTATGAAATTGCGATGGCCAAAATCAAAAGCCAGCTACGACGCGCCTACGGCACTTACGCGGGAAGCAACAATGATCGTGCCCTAACCGTTGCCGGAATGACGCTGGATGTGGAGCGACTAATTCTTACTCGAGGAGAAGTCAAGGTGGACTTAAGCCACACCGAAGCCAAAATACTAGATGAGCTAATGCAAAAGTCGGGAACCATCGTTACCCGCGACAGACTGCTCGAGAAAATCTGGGATGATCAAGCTTTCGTAGATGAGAATACACTTAATGTCTATGTCACTCGTGTACGTAAAAAGCTTGCCGCTCTAGAGATTACGGACGGCCTACAAACCGTTCGAGGCCAAGGCTACCGCTTGATTTCGAACTGGGGGGATGAGGAATGA
- a CDS encoding TIGR00266 family protein, whose amino-acid sequence MSAHEIDYVIMGEEIQCVEVQLDPGESVVAEAGSFMMMDQEITMETIFGDGSGGTRGSGLMGKLMGAGKRLLTGESLFMTVFTHSGSYGRKSVTFAAPYPGKIIPLDLQQYAGKVICQKDSFLCAAKGVSIGIEFQRKLGTGFFGGEGFIMQKLEGDGLAFVHSGGYVMERTLQPGETLKLDTGCLVAMTSSVDYNIEFVKGVKTALFGGEGLFFATLRGPGKVWVQSLPFSRMADRILSAAGNNGRKEEGSVLGGLGNLLDGR is encoded by the coding sequence ATGAGTGCTCACGAGATTGATTATGTCATTATGGGCGAGGAAATTCAGTGTGTGGAGGTACAACTAGACCCCGGAGAGAGTGTAGTTGCCGAAGCTGGAAGCTTCATGATGATGGATCAGGAAATTACGATGGAGACGATTTTTGGTGATGGTAGTGGGGGTACGCGCGGTAGCGGACTGATGGGTAAGCTGATGGGTGCGGGCAAACGTCTGTTGACAGGGGAAAGCTTGTTCATGACCGTATTTACACACAGCGGTTCTTATGGAAGAAAAAGTGTCACTTTTGCTGCTCCATATCCAGGCAAAATCATCCCGCTTGATCTTCAGCAATACGCTGGAAAAGTGATCTGTCAAAAGGATTCATTCCTTTGTGCGGCGAAGGGCGTCTCGATCGGTATTGAATTTCAGCGTAAGCTGGGTACGGGCTTTTTTGGCGGAGAAGGCTTTATTATGCAAAAACTGGAGGGTGACGGCCTTGCATTCGTACACTCTGGCGGTTATGTTATGGAACGCACACTTCAACCGGGAGAGACGCTTAAGCTGGACACGGGTTGTCTAGTCGCTATGACGTCTTCTGTGGATTATAATATTGAGTTTGTAAAAGGGGTCAAAACCGCGCTATTCGGCGGCGAGGGCCTGTTCTTTGCTACGCTGCGCGGTCCCGGTAAGGTGTGGGTGCAGTCGTTACCATTCAGCCGTATGGCTGACCGCATTCTGTCCGCAGCCGGTAACAACGGACGCAAAGAAGAAGGCAGCGTGCTTGGGGGACTTGGTAATCTGCTGGATGGCAGATAG
- the trhO gene encoding oxygen-dependent tRNA uridine(34) hydroxylase TrhO encodes MKPKSEYAILLYYKFVKVPDAEQFAQEHLAYCKELDVKGRILISDEGINGTLSGTIAQTEQYMKDLRANPLFSDIVFKIDEADGHAFKKIFVRYKKELVTFRVEDELDPNVITGEHLAPKDFYEMMQRDDVVILDGRTGYEFDLGHFRGSIRPEVDSFKEFPDWIRENMSELKDKPILTYCTGGIRCEKLSGFMMKEGFQQVYQLDGGIVTYGKDPEVQGQLFDGKCYVFDERISVQINHTDEDIVVGRCHHCGQPADQFINCANDACHLQHICCEDCETQHSGHCSDECEAITNAVG; translated from the coding sequence ATGAAACCAAAATCGGAATATGCAATTCTGCTATACTATAAATTTGTAAAAGTGCCGGATGCAGAACAATTCGCTCAGGAGCATTTGGCTTACTGCAAAGAGCTTGACGTAAAAGGACGAATCCTCATCTCAGATGAGGGCATCAACGGGACACTGTCCGGAACGATTGCCCAAACCGAGCAATACATGAAGGATTTGCGCGCAAATCCGCTGTTTAGCGATATCGTCTTCAAGATCGATGAGGCTGATGGTCATGCCTTCAAAAAGATCTTCGTTCGTTATAAAAAGGAACTCGTGACGTTCCGTGTCGAGGATGAACTGGACCCTAACGTGATCACCGGAGAGCATCTGGCGCCTAAAGATTTCTATGAAATGATGCAGCGCGATGATGTGGTAATTCTGGATGGTCGTACCGGCTACGAATTCGATCTTGGTCATTTCCGCGGTTCGATTCGCCCTGAAGTAGACAGCTTCAAAGAATTCCCAGACTGGATTCGCGAGAATATGAGCGAGCTAAAAGATAAACCAATCCTGACCTACTGTACCGGCGGAATCCGCTGCGAGAAATTAAGCGGGTTTATGATGAAGGAAGGCTTCCAGCAGGTGTACCAGCTGGATGGCGGCATAGTAACTTATGGTAAAGACCCTGAGGTACAGGGCCAACTGTTTGATGGAAAATGTTATGTCTTCGATGAGCGGATCTCCGTACAGATTAATCATACCGACGAGGATATCGTTGTTGGTCGTTGCCATCACTGCGGTCAGCCAGCTGACCAATTCATCAACTGCGCCAACGATGCTTGCCATCTACAGCATATTTGCTGTGAGGACTGTGAAACACAGCATAGTGGTCATTGCTCGGACGAATGCGAAGCTATCACGAATGCTGTGGGCTGA
- a CDS encoding YitT family protein, producing MRNHNYGVNVLLRLTVILFGTFLLAFAYYHINFQNHLSEGGFVGLSLLGKYVLGISPSISTLLLDVPVLLIAWMFKGKAFVCNTFVSVGAFTIFYGLMERYSDLVINLQGNLALAALLSGVLTGLGAGIILRSGGASGGDDILSLLISEWKGIKVGTVFIMLDVIVLALSLFYMPVKETMYTVMAVVVAGYVITFTTSLGKPKLVKAPKIQSTMRKPHDGTVM from the coding sequence ATGAGGAACCACAATTACGGAGTGAATGTACTGCTCCGGTTGACAGTCATTTTGTTTGGAACATTTTTGCTTGCATTTGCTTATTATCACATCAATTTTCAGAACCATTTGTCTGAGGGCGGATTCGTAGGATTATCGCTACTCGGCAAATATGTATTAGGAATTTCACCTTCAATTTCAACTCTGCTTCTAGACGTTCCAGTACTCTTGATTGCATGGATGTTCAAAGGGAAAGCGTTCGTGTGCAACACCTTTGTTTCTGTAGGAGCTTTTACAATCTTTTACGGACTCATGGAACGTTATTCCGATTTGGTCATTAACTTGCAGGGCAATTTGGCATTAGCAGCCCTTTTGTCTGGCGTACTGACAGGTTTAGGCGCGGGAATTATTCTGCGAAGCGGCGGCGCAAGTGGTGGAGACGATATTTTGTCGCTGCTGATCAGTGAATGGAAGGGAATTAAAGTAGGTACAGTATTCATCATGTTGGATGTCATCGTTCTGGCATTATCACTCTTTTATATGCCTGTTAAGGAAACAATGTATACCGTGATGGCGGTAGTCGTAGCTGGCTATGTGATCACTTTTACAACCTCTTTAGGCAAACCAAAGTTAGTGAAGGCGCCAAAGATTCAGTCTACGATGCGCAAGCCGCATGATGGAACAGTAATGTGA